One Simonsiella muelleri ATCC 29453 DNA window includes the following coding sequences:
- the ppk2 gene encoding polyphosphate kinase 2 — MAEKQLKPYEKIELSEDSKLRSQIFEEKVIEFKGKITSEESADAPLPADYPYTERMKRSQYEYEKKLLQIELLKVQSWVKETGQRIVMIFEGRDAAGKGGTIKRYMEHLNPRGARVVALEKPTERERGQWYFQRYIAHLPSEGEIVLFDRSWYNRAGVERVMGFCTPVEYQLFMRQAPEFERMLTDDGILLFKFWFSVSQEEQLRRFVSRSVDPLKHWKLSPVDTQSLDLWDAYTDAKDHMFFSTHRKDAPWTIIKSDDKKRARLNCIRHFLSQLDYPEKDHEAIGTVDGSLVLHPNVNETKHSFG; from the coding sequence ATGGCTGAAAAACAATTAAAACCTTATGAAAAAATTGAACTTTCTGAAGACAGTAAATTACGCTCGCAAATTTTTGAAGAAAAAGTTATTGAATTTAAAGGTAAAATTACTTCTGAAGAAAGCGCAGATGCGCCTTTGCCAGCCGATTATCCTTACACCGAACGCATGAAACGCAGTCAATATGAATATGAAAAAAAATTACTGCAAATTGAATTGCTTAAAGTGCAAAGTTGGGTAAAAGAAACAGGGCAACGCATTGTGATGATTTTTGAAGGGCGCGATGCGGCTGGTAAAGGTGGCACAATCAAACGTTATATGGAGCATTTGAATCCACGTGGTGCGCGTGTGGTGGCACTGGAAAAACCTACCGAGCGTGAGCGTGGGCAATGGTATTTTCAACGTTATATTGCACATTTGCCATCAGAAGGGGAAATTGTGTTGTTTGACCGTTCGTGGTACAACCGTGCCGGTGTAGAACGTGTGATGGGTTTTTGTACGCCTGTTGAATATCAATTGTTTATGCGTCAAGCTCCTGAATTTGAACGTATGCTGACTGATGATGGTATCTTATTGTTTAAATTTTGGTTTTCGGTTTCGCAAGAGGAACAATTGCGCCGTTTCGTTTCGCGCAGCGTGGATCCGTTGAAACACTGGAAATTGTCGCCTGTGGACACGCAATCTTTGGATTTGTGGGACGCGTACACGGACGCAAAAGACCATATGTTTTTCAGCACTCACCGCAAAGATGCACCTTGGACAATCATTAAATCAGATGATAAAAAACGCGCGCGTTTGAATTGTATTCGTCATTTCTTGTCGCAATTGGACTACCCCGAAAAAGACCACGAAGCCATTGGCACAGTAGATGGATCGCTGGTGTTGCACCCGAATGTGAATGAAACCAAACATTCATTTGGTTAA